A window of Gadus chalcogrammus isolate NIFS_2021 chromosome 2, NIFS_Gcha_1.0, whole genome shotgun sequence genomic DNA:
CGTTGTaaggcctgtgattggtgggCGTGTCCCTACGTTTGAAGGCCAGTGATTGGTGGGCTTGTCCCTACGTTTCAAGAACTCCAATTGGTGGGCGTGTCCCTACGTTTTAAGGCTTGTGATTGGTGGGCGTGTCCCTACGTTTCAAGGCCTGCGATTGGTGGGCGTGTCCCTACGTTTTaaggcctgtgattggtgggCGTGTCCCTACGTTCCAAGGCCTGTGATGGGTGGGTGTGTCCCTACGTTTTGAGTGTCCCGGAGGTCATCAGCTCCGTGACCAGGATCAGGACCTTCTGACCCTGGACGTGGCACTTCCAGGAGTCGTAGAAACGAACGATGTTGGGATGCTGCAGACCCTTCAACATCTGGACCTCCTCCTGGAAACGATGGCGCTCCTCTGTGGACAGACGGCTCGTCTGAAGGAACAACAATTAacaattatatacatatatacatatatatgttgtTCCTGTATATGGAAGTCATccatgtgtatatatagatatctatatttacataaatatatgtatgtatatatatgtatataatatatagagggagagaaaggaacaGACTCATAGCTATAGTTACAGACTCATAGCTATAGAGGAAGGTACAGACTCGTAGCTATAGATACAGACTCATAGCAATAGAGAAAGGTAAAGACTCATAGCTATAGAGGaaggtacagactcatagctatagatacagactcatagctatagatacagactcatagctatagagataggtacagactcatagctaTAGATACAGACTCATAGCTATAGAGGAAGGTACGGGCTCATAGCTATAGAGGAAGGTACAGGCTCATAGCTATAGAGGAAGGTACAGGCTCATAGCTATAGTTACAGACTCATAGCTATAGAGGAAGGTACAGGCTCATAGCTATAGTTACAGACTCATAGCTATAGAGGAAGGTACAGGCTCATAGCTATAGAGAGaggtacagactcatagctatagagaaaggtacaaACTCATAGCTATAGATACAGACTCATAGCTATAAAGGaaggtacagactcatagctaTAGAGAAAGGTATAAACTCTGTCTAGGAGTAGAGAGCCATAGAGACTCATAGCTTGGTCATAATTAAGATATGTGAGCTTTACGAGAGTGGCTGACATCTGCAGAAGAAAGATAACATGCAAAACAAGTCGTGTGTTATGGACGTCTATCTGTCAGCTAGCATTCTGAAATAATGCAGAGTCATGTACTAGAGCCttatcacacactcacacacacactcacacacgcactcacacgcacacacacacacacacacacacacacacacacacacacacacacacacacacacacacacacacacacacacacacacacacacacacacacacacacaccaggcacacacacaccattacatacacactagccaaacggacacacacacacacacaaccactctcAGATCCcacataaacatacaaaaacccagacacacatacacgcaaccaaacaacgaaacacacacacacacacacacacacacacacacacacacacacacacacacacacacacacacatgcacacacaacaggcacacccaatcacacacacacacgcacacacacacacacgcacgcacgcacgcacgcacgtgcacacgcacacacacacgcacacacacacacagtcacacacgccCACCTGCAGCTCGCACCAGGCCACCTCCATGGTGGTGACGGTGTCCAGGCCGCGGCTCACGGTCTTGAAGGAGCCGCGGCCCAGCTCCACGCAGAACTTGAGGTAGCGGCCGTCGGGGGACGAGGCCACGGCccgcgtctcctcctcctcccgctcctcccgctcctcccgcCTCCTCACCCGCTCCTCACCCTCCGAGTCCGTACTGGAGTCCAGGTCCGCTGCAGAGAGGGCCCCTGGCCCCCGGCTGGGACCCCCGCTGGGCCCCCCGGTCTCCATGTGCTCCGGTCTCTGGGCGTTGAGATGAGACTCTAAAGTGAGGCTCCAGCCTCCGATTGGACGACAGACTCAGGACTCACCCAGGGCTCGGTCAGGACCCAGGACTCAGGAGAGACTCAGGAGAGACTCAGGAGAGACTCAGGAGAGACTCAGTAGAGACTCAGTAGAGACTCAGGAGAGACTCAGGAGAGACTCAGGAGAGACTCAGGAGAGACTCAGTAGAGACTCAGGAGAGACTCAGTAGAGACTCACACAACGCCGCCTCACAAATATCAAAGTGTTTGTAGGAGGACCTCGAAGAGACGGGCGATCAGTATCAGCTGTCTCCAatcgacgcccccccccccacagtgggGGTGGTAGGCCCACCCCcacagtggtggtgggggtgggccTACCCCTTAAGTGTTATTATACCAGCAGCCCTACCCTTTAAGGGTTATTATATCGGAAGGCCTACCatttaaatgttattatattagcAACCTCAACCTTTAAGTGTTATGTATTAGCAGGCCTACTCTttcatatgtaggcctactagggCGGTTCTAGGTCAGTACCGACCACAGTACTACCCTAGTACCAGAGTACTATCATAGTACCACAGTACTACCGTAGTACCACAGTACTGACCTAGTACCACAGTACTACCCCAGTACCACAGTACTACCGTAGTACCACAGTACTACCATCATGGTGGTTTACAGAACAAACTGAGGGCCAAACTGTCAGCTCCTCTGTTTTATTCCTACACATTCAAATGTCATATCTTGGTTTTAGAGATGGTTGTACTGATCTgtactggtctgtactggtcAGCTCCCAGCCCTGTGATAACAAATGAGGCAGATCCACTAAGACATGGAAGTCGTTTGACCCTAAAAGGTAAAGCCATCTCTCCAGTCGACTGAAAGACAGATAGCAGCCAGTATAAAAGACACCGTTCTGCAGCTCCTGAGCAACCTGGCTCAACCCAGCAGCCAGACTCAACCCAGCAGCCAGACTCAACCACCAGCCAGACTCAACCCAGCAGCCAGACTCAACCCAGCAGCCAGACTCAAACCACCAACCAGACTCAAACCACCAACCAGACTCAAACCACCAACCAGACTCAAACCACCAACCAGACTCAAACCACCAACCAGACTCCAACCACCAACCAGACTCAACCCAGCAGCCAGACTCAACCCACCAACCAGACTCAAACCACCAGCCAGACTCAAACCACAAACCAGACTCAACCCACCAACCAGACTCAACCCACCAACCAGACTCAAACCACCAACCAGACTCAACCCAGCAGCCAGAACAACAACCAGCCAGAACAACAACCAGCCAGAACAACAACCAGCCAGAACAACAACCAGCCAGACCAACAACCAGCCAGAACAACAACCAGCCAGAACAACAACCAGCCAGACTCCAACCACCAACCAGACTCCAACCAGCAGCCAGACTCAAACCACCAAGCAGAACAACAACCAGCCAGAACAACAACCAGCCAGACCAACAACCAGCCAGAACAACAACCAGCCAGAACAACAACCGGCCAACCAGCGGAGCTGCTAGACTCCGTCTCTGAAGGTATGTTGTATTATATAATTTACTATGTACAGTACAATGTATTACAGTACTATGTCAGAACTGTGTTAGTACAATGTGAGTACAGTGTTACTACTGTGCTAATACACTGTTAGTAGTATGTAAGTATGGTTTTTAGAACAGTTAGTAATGTGAGTACTATGCAAGGGATATGTAAGTACAGTCTTTGTACTATCATAGTACAGTGTTAGTACTATCTTAGCACAGTGTTAGTACTATCTTAGTACAGTATTACATTGATACAGTGTAAGTATTACATTAGTAAAGTCTTAGTACTATCTTCGTACAGTATTAGTATTATAGTACAGTATTAGTATTATGTTAGTACAGTATTAGTATAATGTTAGTACAGTGTTAGTATTATCTTAGTAGTACAGTGTTAGTATTATGTTAGGACAGTTTTAGTATAATGTTAgtacagtaggcctattggtATTATGTTAGTACAGTATTAGTGTTATGTTAGTAAAGTTTTAGTACTATCTTCGTACAGTATTAGTATTATAGTACAGTATTAGTATTATGTTAGTACAGTGTTAGTATTATCTTAGTAGTAGTGTTAGTATTATGTTAGGACAGTTTTAGTATTATGTTAGTACAGTATTAGTATTATGAAAGCACAGTGTTAGTATTATGTTAGTACAGTAATAGTATTATGCTAGTACAGTATTAGTATTATGGTAGCACAGTATTAGTATTATCTTAGTACAGTATTAGTATTTTGTTAGTACTACTGTCGTGTGCTTCTCTTTCAGTCATGGCGTCCCCAgcattgctgctgctgctgatgatgatgatgatgtcatcagtgAACATCCAGCCCTCGTCTGCAGGCAAGACTGTGGAGAAAATCAAAGATATAGCTGAAAAGTCATTCGAATTGCTACGAGACAATCCGGAAATCCTGACAACATGGCTCAATTTGATCGAAATCTATGGTACCCCAGTTGCTGGAACTGTGACCGCCGTCGTGAAAGCATTGATAGGGAACCCTGACTTTAAAAAAGTCATGCAAAAAATGCAAAGCATACAACGCGCTCTAACGGAAGTAAAATCATGTATTCGTGTAGAACAAGCGAAACACATGTATGGCCAAATAGAACTATCCATCAATAATGCCTGGGTAGAATATGAGCGCTTCAGTGACTATAGTAAAACATTAAAGAAGGTACCAGAAGATCAAATGGAGAAACATTTTAAAGCCATCTCGATAGGTGAAACTAACCTGTATTCCCTATTTTCATTAATTCAAAGGAAAGAGTCATTTATTGAGAGAGTTTACAACACCATTGGTGAAGAGACTCGTTGTCATGAGGATAGAATAGATGCTATACAAGCCCATGTCAATCTTCTCATGTTCAAACGCCTTATCATGAATGTACGCTTGTATCGATATAATAATGATGATTATAGCAAAACAAAGATTGTTTCTAACGTGCAATACTACTACAATGGCGTAATGGATCTCCATAAAGCCCTGCTGTTGAAATGCTTTGATACAGACACAACGTACATCAAGCAAGATTTTGATTATAAGATGTACAATGCAGAATACACTAAACCTAGAGAGATGGCTAAGGCCATCAGGGAGTATTTGTCAGAAAAGCATTTCAGGTATGACTGGATGGTGATTGTGTACGAGACAGACAATAACGTGTTGACACATTTTACGAAACATGTCCTCTCCAAAGAGTTCATTGTGAGAACTGGACCAGCACTGACTGTAGCTGCAGCTCGGCAGCGTAAAGGCAAACACACTAAAGCTCCAAGTATTAAAATGGAAATTGAAAACTGTCTAAAGTTAAGTTTCCTACGTATTTTACTTCGATGCAATAGTCTGCAGGAGAAATTAGAACGGTGTAAATTATTGGAGAAAATCACCGCGATTCATTACTATAGATTCAAGAGCAACAGTGATTctgaggaaaaaaataaaaaggctgAAAGTGCTCCGGAAGATACAGATCCGAATGAGTCTGAGGAGTCTTACGAATACAAGGGGAGATGTGACGGCTGGTCCCACTTTAGGGTGATGATAAAGAGTGACGAGGAGATCCTGAACGCTGATCGCTGCTACCAGTCACCGTGTCAGAATGGGAGCCAGTGTAAGGCTCTGTTAGCTGTgattgcatgtgagtgtgtgtacccGTACTATGGAAACACATGTGAGCAGGTGGTAGAGTATGACGAGAAGGCCTTGGAGAATACAATGAACAATTTGGTTTAGGCTCTGAATCTCCAGTAAGACCCATTACCAGACACGCTGGCTAATGCTGTTCGCTAAATGAATATCCTAGCTTTGGATTTGCACCTGCTTGTTAGTTGGGGGTTTAAGGGACCTGTCCTGATTTGAAACTGGCTCCTCGTAGTTTGGTTAAGATTCAGATTTACACTCAATAGTAGTCGCATATTAATTATAATAGTTGTGGAAACTTGCTGTTGTTGACATATATAAATGATTTATGGCAATAACGTTCAACTCTATCATCACTCTATCTTCCTGTCTCTTCTCTATCATCCAACCAGTTATTGTGATGTCATTAATACCAGTTGTTGTGGTGTTTTACATGTTGTGATACCATTTATACATGTGATGTGACATCATCAATACCAGTTGTCATTAACCCTCATAGGCCTAAActtgaccctaaccctaggactaaccttaaccctaaccctaaccttaactctaaacctaaccctaggcctaaccttaaccctcatAGGCCtaaacttaaccctaaccctaggactaaccttaaccctaaccctaataatCGAGCTGTGGCCTCTGCTGCAGACCCTTACGATCACCCGAGCCCTGACCATGAGCAGCTCCCCTCCTCTACGCCTCGACTCAGCCGGCCCCTGTCCAGGCTGGTCGAGGGGGGGCCTCCACTAGGAGTGTCTGGATCCCTGAGTCAGGTGGTCTTCCCCCACAGGTTCCCTGAGGGGACCCCTGACATCAGGTGGGGGAGACGATCAGGGGgcggcagccacacacacacatcctaccacacaacatcacacacacacacacgcacaacacgaCATCAACCCTGTCATAACAACAAACCCTCGCACTACCTAGAACCGGAACCCGTGTGACTCCTTCACACGGGTCAGAAGCGCCCCCTCTCCAGACCAGAGGAgggcagcagagagacagagcaggtgactagggcccaatcccatttctaccccttaccccttccccttacccctcccccttgttttgaaggggtaaggggaaggggtaaggggtagaaatgggattgggcctaagaacCCCCGCCCtcagcaggggggcggggggtcaaCCTGTCGGGTCCACAATGGGTTTTACTGTGATGGATGTTTTATATTTCTTGCCTTCTAGCACTTATTCACGTTTATTTATGCATGCAAAGTTATTATTAAAGTCCCTTTGGAAACAGTTGGAATAAGTTTAAAGAAACGACAGGGAAGACATTt
This region includes:
- the LOC130403694 gene encoding uncharacterized protein LOC130403694 encodes the protein MVPDSTQQPDSTTSQTQPSSQTQPSSQTQTTNQTQTTNQTQTTNQTQTTNQTQTTNQTPTTNQTQPSSQTQPTNQTQTTSQTQTTNQTQPTNQTQPTNQTQTTNQTQPSSQNNNQPEQQPARTTTSQNNNQPDQQPARTTTSQNNNQPDSNHQPDSNQQPDSNHQAEQQPARTTTSQTNNQPEQQPARTTTGQPAELLDSVSEALLLLLMMMMMSSVNIQPSSAGKTVEKIKDIAEKSFELLRDNPEILTTWLNLIEIYGTPVAGTVTAVVKALIGNPDFKKVMQKMQSIQRALTEVKSCIRVEQAKHMYGQIELSINNAWVEYERFSDYSKTLKKVPEDQMEKHFKAISIGETNLYSLFSLIQRKESFIERVYNTIGEETRCHEDRIDAIQAHVNLLMFKRLIMNVRLYRYNNDDYSKTKIVSNVQYYYNGVMDLHKALLLKCFDTDTTYIKQDFDYKMYNAEYTKPREMAKAIREYLSEKHFRYDWMVIVYETDNNVLTHFTKHVLSKEFIVRTGPALTVAAARQRKGKHTKAPSIKMEIENCLKLSFLRILLRCNSLQEKLERCKLLEKITAIHYYRFKSNSDSEEKNKKAESAPEDTDPNESEESYEYKGRCDGWSHFRVMIKSDEEILNADRCYQSPCQNGSQCKALLAVIACECVYPYYGNTCEQVVEYDEKALENTMNNLV